The following are from one region of the Dreissena polymorpha isolate Duluth1 chromosome 2, UMN_Dpol_1.0, whole genome shotgun sequence genome:
- the LOC127869382 gene encoding uncharacterized protein LOC127869382 isoform X1 has product MAEGGPWRDKSDDERVPRNSCLHSRHSLVQCEKASVETGTIMNCLGYGSHIRKARRDAFREHDRLQSARVPGTLIITTGSKAEGLTRLFESDTDQLYVVRSIICLEGGVYAERLPRGTIVFTLNTDMCYHGHCRLHLQERHGTIIPTLIRDALCEDENGQVLLSSTLYFDLNNKVDLGKVRHERAGPSRPRSYGPWHIDNVHSIRCHCPGILLRWAERSRYWPPPDIVHKVVRMGAFVTPVGFKGSKYQHVEWRICFNTGENELMSSLNNTQVYVYVILKMVVKDVLKPVKKEITSYTVKNIVLWLVENNPQAQFNESSLLYWLREGLEQLRTAISKIQLPYYMIPERNLMAACGLDEGQKRTWVNTITDMMNEGSYTLLRLPRIRKAILSHPEPLLWYNKKRVEFELLHLKLMNRLIPFIQCMDENGVVKESDPMLQAIKSRRDELLRKVRKRMNWEGSRLNDLNEINVLMLM; this is encoded by the exons ATGGCGGAAGGTGGCCCCTGGCGTGATAAGTCGGATGATGAACGTGTTCCACGGAACAGCTGCCTTCACAGTCGTCACTCTCTA GTTCAATGTGAAAAGGCCTCCGTAGAGACAGGTACTATCATGAACTGCCTGGGGTATGGGTCTCACATAAGAAAGGCACGGAGAGACGCCTTCAGGGAGCATGATAGGCTGCAGTCTGCACGGGTACCTGGAACACTAATAATAACTACGGGTAGTAAGGCAGAGGGACTGACACGCTTGTTTGAAAGTGACACAGATCAACTTTATGTAGTTAGAAGCATCATATGTTTAGAAGGTGGTGTCTATGCTGAAAGATTACCAAGGGGGACTATTGTGTTTACATTAAACACCGACATGTGCTACCACGGACATTGTAGGCTTCATTTACAAGAGCGACATGGTACAATAATACCAACTTTAATTCGCGATGCTCTGTGTGAGGATGAAAATGGGCAGGTTCTCCTGAGTAGTACGTTATATTTTGATCTCAACAATAAGGTAGATTTAGGCAAGGTGCGTCATGAACGTGCAGGACCATCAAGGCCGAGGTCCTATGGGCCCTGGCATATAGACAATGTCCATTCTATACGCTGTCACTGTCCTGGCATACTATTGAGATGGGCAGAACGTAGTCGCTATTGGCCACCCCCGGATATCGTTCACAAAGTTGTAAGAATGGGAGCATTTGTGACACCTGTTGGTTTTAAGGGTAGCAAATATCAACATGTAGAATGGCGGATCTGTTTTAATACTGGTGAGAATGAACTTATGAGTAGTCTCAATAACACCCAGGTGTACGtatatgttatattgaaaatGGTGGTTAAGGATGTTTTAAAGCCAGTAAAGAAAGAAATTACATCATACACAGTGAAAAACATTGTATTGTGGCTTGTGGAGAACAATCCACAAGCACAGTTCAATGAAAGCAGTTTGTTGTATTGGCTTCGGGAAGGATTGGAACAACTAAGAACGGCAATATCAAAGATCCAACTGCCATATTATATGATACCAGAAAGGAATCTAATGGCAGCATGCGGACTGGATGAAGGGCAAAAGCGTACATGGGTAAATACTATCACGGACATGATGAACGAAGGTTCATATACATTATTAAGACTGCCGAGGATACGGAAGGCAATACTGTCTCATCCAGAGCCACTGTTATGGTATAACAAGAAGAGAGTGGAGTTTGAACTGCTGCATTTAAAGTTAATGAACAGATTGATACCATTTATACAGTGCATGGATGAGAATGGTGTGGTCAAAGAGTCGGATCCTATGCTGCAGGCGATAAAGAGTCGTAGGGATGAGTTATTGCGAAAGGTCCGTAAGAGGATGAATTGGGAAGGAAGTCGTTTGAATGATCTCAATGAGATAAATGTACTGATGCTCATGTAA
- the LOC127869382 gene encoding uncharacterized protein LOC127869382 isoform X2 — protein sequence MNCLGYGSHIRKARRDAFREHDRLQSARVPGTLIITTGSKAEGLTRLFESDTDQLYVVRSIICLEGGVYAERLPRGTIVFTLNTDMCYHGHCRLHLQERHGTIIPTLIRDALCEDENGQVLLSSTLYFDLNNKVDLGKVRHERAGPSRPRSYGPWHIDNVHSIRCHCPGILLRWAERSRYWPPPDIVHKVVRMGAFVTPVGFKGSKYQHVEWRICFNTGENELMSSLNNTQVYVYVILKMVVKDVLKPVKKEITSYTVKNIVLWLVENNPQAQFNESSLLYWLREGLEQLRTAISKIQLPYYMIPERNLMAACGLDEGQKRTWVNTITDMMNEGSYTLLRLPRIRKAILSHPEPLLWYNKKRVEFELLHLKLMNRLIPFIQCMDENGVVKESDPMLQAIKSRRDELLRKVRKRMNWEGSRLNDLNEINVLMLM from the coding sequence ATGAACTGCCTGGGGTATGGGTCTCACATAAGAAAGGCACGGAGAGACGCCTTCAGGGAGCATGATAGGCTGCAGTCTGCACGGGTACCTGGAACACTAATAATAACTACGGGTAGTAAGGCAGAGGGACTGACACGCTTGTTTGAAAGTGACACAGATCAACTTTATGTAGTTAGAAGCATCATATGTTTAGAAGGTGGTGTCTATGCTGAAAGATTACCAAGGGGGACTATTGTGTTTACATTAAACACCGACATGTGCTACCACGGACATTGTAGGCTTCATTTACAAGAGCGACATGGTACAATAATACCAACTTTAATTCGCGATGCTCTGTGTGAGGATGAAAATGGGCAGGTTCTCCTGAGTAGTACGTTATATTTTGATCTCAACAATAAGGTAGATTTAGGCAAGGTGCGTCATGAACGTGCAGGACCATCAAGGCCGAGGTCCTATGGGCCCTGGCATATAGACAATGTCCATTCTATACGCTGTCACTGTCCTGGCATACTATTGAGATGGGCAGAACGTAGTCGCTATTGGCCACCCCCGGATATCGTTCACAAAGTTGTAAGAATGGGAGCATTTGTGACACCTGTTGGTTTTAAGGGTAGCAAATATCAACATGTAGAATGGCGGATCTGTTTTAATACTGGTGAGAATGAACTTATGAGTAGTCTCAATAACACCCAGGTGTACGtatatgttatattgaaaatGGTGGTTAAGGATGTTTTAAAGCCAGTAAAGAAAGAAATTACATCATACACAGTGAAAAACATTGTATTGTGGCTTGTGGAGAACAATCCACAAGCACAGTTCAATGAAAGCAGTTTGTTGTATTGGCTTCGGGAAGGATTGGAACAACTAAGAACGGCAATATCAAAGATCCAACTGCCATATTATATGATACCAGAAAGGAATCTAATGGCAGCATGCGGACTGGATGAAGGGCAAAAGCGTACATGGGTAAATACTATCACGGACATGATGAACGAAGGTTCATATACATTATTAAGACTGCCGAGGATACGGAAGGCAATACTGTCTCATCCAGAGCCACTGTTATGGTATAACAAGAAGAGAGTGGAGTTTGAACTGCTGCATTTAAAGTTAATGAACAGATTGATACCATTTATACAGTGCATGGATGAGAATGGTGTGGTCAAAGAGTCGGATCCTATGCTGCAGGCGATAAAGAGTCGTAGGGATGAGTTATTGCGAAAGGTCCGTAAGAGGATGAATTGGGAAGGAAGTCGTTTGAATGATCTCAATGAGATAAATGTACTGATGCTCATGTAA